The Hydrogenimonas thermophila genome includes a window with the following:
- a CDS encoding DHA2 family efflux MFS transporter permease subunit: MTEPNGDVITPNKPWDITSKERAIFSIIVMTGAFMAILDTTVVDVIVPKLTGPLSTDMYGVQWIITSYMVAAAIALLITEYLIKRFGSKAIFLAGIALFTTASFFCGVSSTLEEIILFRIIQGFGEALIMVTSHVMIFSYFPPEKKGLAMGIYGLGVSFAPALGPTIGGYLTEYYNWRMVFFINVPIGLLLVIAGIVYLPKDSLFEKLKFNFVSFLLLSLATVSLLIMLSRGQQMGWFNNSFIGLLLFVCLIAFLLYALSEIWSKHKLIDFTLFKNPTFANGMMIYFFILGFSMYQYFYLLPVYYEHIKMLPTLDAGIAVFAFAVFIGFFSPIAGMLADKIGAKRTVLIASLFYVITSITFLPSLNYYTPLTQAMLLTIPFGIGMGLFFAPVTVMVLQSAPADKSELAIVLMDYFRFVGGSFGTALATNNMEYFKNLHFLRMEELQNITYLQNYLKSIEESLGITADQVKAIFMNYETFMSYNYGFYNTFMHAGYWGILGSIFVLLLFVKLKPSKDTK; this comes from the coding sequence ATGACTGAACCAAATGGTGATGTCATAACACCTAATAAACCTTGGGATATTACATCCAAAGAGAGAGCAATATTTAGCATCATTGTAATGACTGGTGCCTTTATGGCAATTTTAGATACAACAGTTGTAGATGTCATTGTTCCTAAACTTACAGGTCCACTATCTACCGATATGTACGGCGTACAGTGGATCATTACAAGCTATATGGTTGCCGCTGCTATTGCACTGCTAATTACAGAGTATTTAATAAAAAGATTTGGCTCGAAAGCGATCTTTCTTGCAGGAATTGCACTCTTTACAACTGCTTCATTTTTTTGTGGTGTTTCATCTACACTTGAAGAGATCATCCTTTTTCGTATAATTCAAGGATTTGGTGAAGCACTCATTATGGTTACAAGCCACGTTATGATCTTTAGCTACTTTCCACCCGAAAAGAAGGGTTTGGCAATGGGAATTTACGGACTTGGCGTCAGTTTTGCACCAGCTTTGGGTCCCACAATCGGTGGCTATTTGACAGAATATTACAATTGGCGGATGGTCTTTTTTATAAACGTACCTATTGGGCTTTTGCTTGTTATTGCAGGTATTGTTTATCTACCTAAAGATAGCCTTTTTGAAAAGTTGAAGTTCAATTTTGTTAGCTTTTTGCTTCTCTCCCTAGCAACAGTTTCACTGCTTATAATGCTTAGTCGTGGTCAGCAGATGGGATGGTTCAATAACTCATTCATAGGTCTTTTGCTCTTTGTATGTTTGATCGCTTTTCTACTATATGCATTGAGCGAAATTTGGTCAAAACATAAACTGATCGACTTCACTCTATTTAAAAATCCAACTTTTGCCAATGGAATGATGATCTACTTCTTCATTCTTGGCTTCTCTATGTATCAGTATTTTTATCTTTTACCCGTATATTATGAGCATATCAAAATGCTTCCAACCCTTGATGCTGGTATAGCAGTCTTTGCTTTTGCTGTCTTTATAGGCTTCTTTTCTCCAATTGCAGGAATGCTAGCCGACAAAATTGGAGCAAAAAGGACAGTTCTCATTGCATCACTCTTTTATGTGATCACATCAATAACCTTTTTACCGTCACTAAACTACTATACACCATTGACACAAGCAATGCTTTTGACGATCCCGTTTGGCATAGGTATGGGGCTATTCTTTGCCCCTGTTACAGTGATGGTACTTCAAAGTGCACCAGCAGACAAAAGTGAACTTGCCATTGTGCTAATGGATTACTTCCGATTTGTAGGCGGAAGCTTTGGTACAGCACTAGCTACTAACAATATGGAGTATTTTAAAAATCTCCACTTTCTTAGGATGGAAGAACTGCAAAACATTACCTACCTTCAAAACTATCTTAAATCAATAGAAGAGAGTCTTGGAATCACTGCCGATCAGGTTAAGGCCATTTTTATGAATTATGAAACTTTTATGAGTTACAACTATGGGTTTTACAATACCTTTATGCACGCAGGATATTGGGGAATTTTAGGTTCTATTTTTGTACTGCTGCTATTTGTTAAACTCAAACCATCTAAGGATACAAAATGA
- a CDS encoding TolC family protein, whose amino-acid sequence MKRLTLLLFPLLIYAQTYQEILSGVDNSLQLKSAKQLEESAKLISEAKRGKNLPTLDLSLSGVWLNEKPTVNFVNTTFPLGSERSFTGSLKLSYPIFTGFAISAEIDQAKLEYEKASLKVLDLKRNLYLQATQLFGAIYAAQETLNAKQDAKKAIEDAYKKAKGLYDNGILPPADLYNIEAKRYAIEAEITDAKSQKDRLLNQLKYLLNQPITSVEFSNYPLQKLNKKEIITTALQNREDIQALQRTLKIDKENEKLAKSRYYPTIALTAELKRKGDTLALNGDGFSNADQSYIGTVISWNLFNGFSDKKQYEASCYRTLSAKTALNDYKNSVKTELENAFLTLSALQSKLLSAKMELKAQKEYYKLTKGRFENQLASADELSRAIADLSVAHAKVSVLKSQIFIQTATIGLMAGLERFKTLFIK is encoded by the coding sequence ATGAAACGTTTAACTCTTTTACTCTTTCCATTACTGATATATGCCCAAACCTACCAAGAGATTTTAAGTGGGGTAGATAACTCCCTACAATTAAAAAGTGCTAAACAGCTTGAAGAGTCTGCAAAATTGATCTCTGAAGCTAAAAGAGGTAAAAATCTCCCAACTCTTGATCTTAGTTTGAGCGGAGTATGGCTAAATGAGAAACCGACAGTAAACTTTGTCAATACAACCTTTCCTCTTGGTTCTGAACGCAGTTTTACTGGATCGCTGAAACTCTCCTACCCTATTTTTACAGGTTTTGCTATTAGTGCTGAAATTGATCAGGCAAAATTGGAGTATGAAAAAGCCTCATTAAAAGTGCTTGATCTTAAACGAAATCTCTACCTACAAGCAACACAACTCTTTGGTGCAATTTATGCTGCACAAGAGACGTTAAATGCAAAACAAGATGCAAAAAAGGCGATTGAAGATGCCTATAAAAAGGCAAAAGGACTTTATGACAATGGCATTCTCCCACCGGCAGATCTTTACAATATTGAAGCTAAACGATACGCAATTGAAGCAGAAATTACTGATGCAAAAAGTCAAAAAGATAGGCTACTTAACCAGCTTAAATATCTTCTTAACCAACCTATTACATCGGTTGAGTTTTCTAACTATCCATTACAAAAACTCAATAAAAAAGAGATTATCACAACAGCATTGCAAAATCGTGAAGATATTCAAGCTTTACAACGTACTTTAAAGATCGATAAAGAGAATGAAAAACTTGCAAAGAGCCGCTACTACCCTACAATTGCTCTTACAGCAGAACTAAAAAGAAAAGGTGACACACTAGCACTTAATGGTGATGGATTCAGCAATGCTGATCAAAGCTACATTGGCACGGTAATTTCTTGGAATCTCTTTAACGGTTTTTCTGATAAGAAGCAGTATGAAGCATCATGTTACCGTACACTTTCAGCCAAAACAGCTCTTAATGACTATAAAAACAGTGTTAAAACAGAACTGGAAAATGCCTTTTTAACCTTATCTGCTCTTCAATCAAAGCTTTTAAGCGCAAAGATGGAGCTAAAAGCTCAAAAAGAGTATTATAAATTAACAAAAGGAAGGTTTGAAAACCAGCTTGCAAGTGCTGATGAACTTAGCCGTGCCATTGCCGACCTTTCGGTTGCTCATGCAAAAGTTTCGGTACTTAAGAGTCAAATCTTTATTCAAACAGCTACAATAGGATTGATGGCAGGATTAGAGCGTTTTAAAACGCTCTTTATAAAATAG